A portion of the Podospora pseudoanserina strain CBS 124.78 chromosome 2, whole genome shotgun sequence genome contains these proteins:
- a CDS encoding hypothetical protein (COG:L; EggNog:ENOG503P0N9): MAIVTAEEIFATYDQLGEIEAQFDDVETEIIRHQYNLSKDLYVKRAEIVSKIEHFWPLVIEQAPEDIDAFIQPTDAQILLGSIKSIDVKRFEIDTPVEGGDPRSVSIKFEFEENDYFEDKVLEKKFWWRHGKDGFVGYVSEPVDIKWKDGKDLTNGLLSLAKAAWEEEKAAPKKEGKEKKELTPKQKELKEKIEAEDAGSVSFFCFFGFIGERVSAEENIEALKKEAEDRKKRQAGEKVEEDEEMKEDEDDEDWEDEEELDIFPDGDTVAMAIADDLWPNALKYFQQAQESDDISDGEDDESDDDESEEDGDKPSKKHKACAHGCKH; this comes from the exons ATGGCCATCGTCACCGCCGAAGAGATCTTCGCTACCTACGACCAGCTGGGTGAAATTGAGGCTCAGTTCGACGATGTCGAGACCGAGATTA TCCGCCACCAGTACAACCTTTCCAAGGACCTCTACGTAAAGCGCGCCGAGATCGTCTCCAAGATCGAGCACTTCTGGCCCCTTGTTATCGAGCAGGCCCCCGAGGACATTGACGCCTTCATTCAGCCCACCGATGCTCAGATCCTCCTCGGTTCCATCAAGTCCATTGACGTCAAGCGCTTCGAGATCGACACCCCCGTTGAGGGCGGAGACCCCCGCAGTGTCTCCATCAAGTTCGAGTTCGAGGAGAATGACTACTTTGAGGACAAGGTCCTCGAGAAGAAGTTCTGGTGGCGCCACGGCAAGGACGGCTTCGTCGGCTATGTCAGCGAGCCTGTCGATATCAAGTGGAAGGACGGCAAGGACCTGACCAACGGTCTTTTGTCCCTTGCCAAGGCTgcctgggaggaggagaaggctgcccccaagaaggagggtaaggagaagaaggagctcaCCCCCAAGCAgaaggagctgaaggagaaAATCGAAGCCGAGGACGCTGGTTCTgtgagcttcttctgcttcttcggcTTCATTGGCGAACGAGTCTCCGCCGAGGAGAACATCGAGgccctcaagaaggaggccgaggaccGCAAGAAGCGCCAGGCCGGCgagaaggtcgaggaggatgaggagatgaaggaggatgaagatgatgaggattgggaggacgaggaagagcttGACATTTTCCCTGATGGCGATACCGTTGCCATGGCGATTGCTGATGACCTCTGGCCCAACGCCCTCAAGTACTTCC AGCAGGCCCAGGAGAGCGACGACATCagcgatggcgaggatgatgagtctgacgacgatgagtctgaggaggatggcgacaAGCCCAGCAAGAAGCACAAGGCCTGCGCCCACGGGTGCAAGCACTAA